A single genomic interval of Bacillus smithii harbors:
- the acpS gene encoding holo-ACP synthase yields MIIGIGLDIVEMERIETLIRRQPKFPCRILTANEMNIFQSLSPKRQAEYLAGRFAAKEAFSKAYGTGIGKELTFHDIEIQYNENGKPMIVKPFKEGVHLTITHSREFAAAQVIIEKMGKDF; encoded by the coding sequence ATGATTATTGGCATTGGTTTAGATATTGTGGAAATGGAAAGGATTGAAACGCTGATTCGTCGTCAACCGAAATTTCCATGTAGAATACTGACTGCAAATGAAATGAATATATTTCAATCTTTATCGCCAAAACGGCAAGCTGAATATTTGGCAGGGCGATTTGCGGCAAAAGAAGCTTTTTCCAAGGCCTACGGAACGGGAATCGGAAAAGAGTTGACGTTTCACGACATCGAAATTCAATATAATGAGAACGGAAAACCGATGATCGTCAAGCCTTTTAAAGAAGGAGTTCATTTAACTATTACGCATAGCCGGGAATTTGCTGCTGCTCAAGTGATCATCGAAAAAATGGGAAAAGATTTTTAA
- a CDS encoding SprT family protein → MDNKELQSLVETISRQWFGKAFTHKAIFNPRLRTTGGRYLLNSHNIEVNKKHYEEYGLEELIGIIKHELCHYHLHLEGKGYRHRDRDFKELMHRVKAPRFCSTLTTVQKKRSTKQYIYQCQSCKQIFKRMRRVDTKKFVCGKCKGRLSLMESHFVRH, encoded by the coding sequence TTGGATAACAAAGAATTGCAGTCTCTAGTAGAGACAATTTCACGACAATGGTTTGGTAAAGCATTTACTCATAAAGCGATTTTCAACCCGAGGCTAAGAACTACCGGCGGAAGGTATTTGTTGAATTCTCACAATATAGAGGTGAATAAGAAGCATTATGAAGAGTATGGCTTAGAAGAATTAATAGGAATTATAAAGCACGAGCTTTGCCATTACCATTTACATTTAGAGGGGAAGGGCTACCGACATCGTGACAGGGACTTTAAAGAATTAATGCATCGCGTGAAAGCGCCTCGTTTTTGTTCCACCTTGACCACTGTTCAGAAAAAGCGCTCGACAAAACAATATATTTATCAATGTCAATCGTGCAAACAAATTTTCAAGCGTATGAGAAGGGTGGATACTAAGAAATTTGTTTGCGGAAAATGTAAAGGGCGACTCTCTTTAATGGAAAGTCATTTTGTAAGGCATTAA
- the ndoA gene encoding type II toxin-antitoxin system endoribonuclease NdoA codes for MIVKRGDVYFADLSPVVGSEQGGVRPVLVLQNDIGNRFSPTVIVAAITAQIQKAKLPTHVEIDAKRYGFERDSVILLEQIRTIDKQRLTDKISHLDEEMMEKVDEALQISLGLIDF; via the coding sequence TTGATTGTTAAGCGTGGTGATGTGTATTTTGCAGACCTTTCCCCTGTTGTCGGCTCGGAGCAAGGCGGAGTGCGTCCAGTACTAGTCCTTCAAAACGACATAGGGAACCGGTTTAGTCCCACTGTAATTGTTGCTGCTATCACAGCGCAAATCCAAAAAGCCAAACTGCCTACACACGTAGAAATTGACGCAAAGCGATATGGTTTTGAGCGGGATTCCGTTATCTTGCTGGAACAAATACGCACAATTGACAAACAACGCTTAACGGATAAAATTTCCCATTTAGATGAAGAAATGATGGAAAAAGTGGACGAAGCCTTGCAAATCAGTTTAGGTCTAATAGACTTTTAA
- the alr gene encoding alanine racemase gives MDTSQFYRDTWVEINLDHIAYNVKEALQLLPSTTDLFAVVKANAYGHGDVQVANTAIKAGAKGLAVAFLDEALKLRNSGIEVPILVLGASRPEDAKLAADHRISLTVFQEEWLERAEPFLNGSSLSVHMKVDTGMGRIGVRTEKELKALEKRIMRSPAFRLEGIFTHFATADEVDTDYFRKQFEKFQVMVQLLEQKPKYIHCANSAATLRFKETSHAFNLVRYGISMYGLSPSADIQSLLPFELKPALSLHTKIVHVKKVKKGERISYGGVYEAKEDEWIATLPIGYADGWIRKLQGQEVLVGGKRAPIVGRICMDQCMIRLDEEVPVGTEVVLIGKQGRDEITMDEIAANLETIHYEIGCMISHRVPRVYIESGKIVDVSNPLLSSHRKM, from the coding sequence GTGGATACATCTCAGTTTTACAGGGATACATGGGTTGAAATTAATTTGGATCACATTGCTTATAATGTAAAAGAAGCTTTGCAACTTTTGCCGTCTACAACGGATTTATTTGCTGTGGTAAAAGCCAATGCATACGGTCACGGTGATGTTCAAGTTGCCAACACCGCTATAAAGGCGGGAGCCAAAGGTTTGGCTGTGGCCTTTTTAGATGAAGCTTTGAAATTAAGGAACAGCGGAATCGAAGTGCCGATTTTAGTATTAGGAGCTTCCAGGCCGGAAGACGCCAAGTTGGCAGCAGACCATCGTATTTCGTTGACGGTGTTTCAGGAAGAATGGTTGGAAAGAGCGGAACCATTTTTGAATGGCTCCTCGTTAAGTGTGCATATGAAAGTAGATACGGGAATGGGCCGAATCGGTGTAAGGACCGAAAAAGAGTTGAAAGCATTGGAAAAACGAATTATGCGTTCCCCTGCCTTTCGATTAGAAGGGATTTTTACTCATTTTGCGACAGCCGACGAAGTAGATACAGATTATTTCCGGAAACAATTTGAAAAATTTCAAGTGATGGTGCAACTTCTGGAACAAAAACCAAAATATATTCATTGCGCGAATAGTGCAGCTACTTTAAGGTTTAAAGAAACATCTCATGCTTTTAATCTCGTTCGCTATGGAATTTCGATGTATGGGCTGTCGCCTTCTGCCGACATCCAATCCCTTCTTCCTTTTGAATTAAAACCGGCATTATCTCTGCATACAAAAATTGTTCATGTGAAAAAGGTGAAGAAGGGAGAAAGAATCAGCTACGGGGGTGTATATGAAGCAAAGGAAGATGAATGGATCGCTACTTTGCCAATCGGCTATGCAGACGGCTGGATTCGCAAGCTTCAAGGCCAAGAAGTGCTGGTTGGCGGGAAAAGAGCTCCTATCGTAGGACGAATTTGCATGGATCAATGCATGATCCGCTTAGATGAGGAAGTGCCCGTAGGAACGGAAGTCGTTTTGATCGGTAAGCAAGGCCGGGATGAAATCACGATGGATGAAATTGCGGCAAATCTTGAAACGATTCATTATGAAATTGGTTGTATGATTTCCCATCGAGTTCCCCGTGTCTATATAGAATCCGGAAAGATTGTGGACGTTTCAAACCCACTTTTGTCTTCTCACCGGAAAATGTAA
- the rsbW gene encoding anti-sigma B factor RsbW produces the protein MGQPFDYIEMKIPAKPEYIGVIRLTLSGIASRMGFMYEAIEDLKIVVSEAILNAIPFAYQEQGKGEMVIGFSLYHDRLELMVAYRGQSFHSSDLKKEMCHLEQREGEFFREGGLGLYLIETLMDDVKIHHQEGVSVFMTKYLKREQVERDAKTIST, from the coding sequence ATGGGGCAGCCTTTTGATTATATCGAGATGAAAATACCTGCCAAGCCGGAGTATATAGGAGTAATCCGTTTAACGCTATCTGGGATCGCAAGTCGAATGGGTTTTATGTATGAGGCTATTGAGGACTTGAAAATTGTTGTCAGCGAAGCGATTCTCAATGCAATACCATTTGCGTACCAAGAACAAGGAAAAGGAGAAATGGTCATTGGATTTTCTCTATATCATGATCGATTGGAATTAATGGTGGCCTATAGAGGTCAAAGTTTCCATTCATCTGATTTGAAAAAGGAGATGTGCCATCTTGAACAAAGGGAAGGAGAATTTTTTCGTGAAGGAGGATTAGGATTATATTTGATTGAAACGCTTATGGATGATGTGAAAATCCATCACCAAGAAGGGGTATCCGTCTTTATGACAAAATACCTTAAAAGAGAGCAGGTGGAGAGGGATGCGAAAACCATCTCAACCTAA
- a CDS encoding Tex family protein → MNLLKKIAEEQSLKWKQVQTVISMLEEGNTVPFIARYRKEATGALDEVQIRSIMERWDYLQNLEKRKEEVLRSIEGQGKLTEELQQKILAADKLQEVEDYYRPYKQKRRTKATIAKEKGLEPFALWLLSFPVTGSVEEEATNYLSDEKELFSIEEVIQGAKDIIAEMISDDASIRDWIRKETFRNGTLKCTVKDAEKDEKKVYEMYYEYEEPVIKAASHRVLAVNRGEKEEILRVSIQTDAENILRFLQKKVIQNKESISARFVQEALEDSYKRLIQPSIEREIRNQLTEKAEDRAIHIFSENLKRLLMQPPLRGKTVLGVDPAYRTGCKLAVVDETGKVLHIGVIYPHPPKAKKEEAKRLFIDFLERFPIEVVAIGNGTASRETEQFVADILKNMEKDIFYLIVNEAGASVYSASDLAREEFPDLQVEERSAVSIARRLQDPLAELVKIDPKSIGVGQYQHDVSQKKLQESLNFVVETVVNSVGVNVNTASASLLQYVSGLSKSVANNIVKYRNENGRFTNRMQLKDIPRLGAKTFEQSIGFLRILDGEEPLDRTPIHPESYPQVRQLLEKLGFTTADLGTSELREALERLSIKDAAESLGIGELTLKDIVDALIQPERDPRDELPKPLLKKDILKMEDLKPGMELEGTVRNVVDFGAFVDIGVKEDGLVHISKMKKEFVKHPLDVVSVGDLVTVWVDQVDLNKGRVSLTMISPNE, encoded by the coding sequence ATGAATTTACTAAAAAAGATAGCTGAAGAACAATCACTAAAATGGAAACAAGTACAAACGGTTATTTCCATGTTGGAAGAGGGCAATACAGTCCCGTTTATCGCTCGTTACCGAAAAGAAGCAACCGGAGCGCTCGACGAAGTTCAAATTCGTTCGATTATGGAAAGATGGGACTACCTTCAGAACTTGGAGAAACGAAAAGAAGAAGTTTTGCGCAGCATTGAAGGACAAGGCAAGCTGACGGAAGAATTGCAGCAAAAGATTTTAGCTGCTGATAAACTGCAAGAGGTAGAAGACTATTACCGCCCGTATAAACAAAAAAGACGGACAAAAGCGACCATTGCCAAGGAAAAAGGTCTGGAACCTTTCGCTCTTTGGCTGCTAAGTTTCCCGGTGACGGGGTCTGTTGAAGAAGAAGCAACGAACTATTTATCAGACGAAAAAGAACTTTTCTCGATAGAAGAAGTCATCCAGGGTGCCAAAGACATTATCGCGGAAATGATCTCGGATGATGCTTCTATAAGAGACTGGATTCGAAAAGAAACATTTCGAAATGGAACGTTAAAGTGTACGGTGAAAGATGCGGAAAAAGATGAAAAAAAGGTTTATGAAATGTACTACGAATATGAAGAACCGGTCATTAAAGCAGCTTCCCACCGTGTATTGGCCGTGAACCGCGGAGAAAAAGAAGAGATTTTGCGGGTGTCAATTCAAACAGATGCGGAAAACATTTTACGCTTTTTACAGAAAAAGGTCATTCAAAATAAGGAAAGCATATCTGCCCGTTTTGTTCAAGAAGCGCTGGAAGACAGCTACAAACGGCTCATACAACCTTCTATTGAGAGGGAAATTCGCAATCAATTGACAGAAAAAGCGGAAGACAGGGCGATCCATATTTTTTCAGAAAATCTGAAAAGGTTGTTAATGCAACCACCTTTAAGAGGGAAAACCGTTCTTGGAGTGGATCCGGCTTATCGTACGGGATGCAAACTGGCCGTAGTCGATGAAACAGGAAAAGTTCTTCATATCGGAGTGATTTATCCCCATCCTCCGAAAGCAAAGAAAGAAGAAGCGAAACGCCTTTTTATTGATTTCCTGGAACGTTTTCCAATTGAAGTAGTAGCCATTGGCAATGGAACGGCTTCTCGGGAAACAGAACAATTTGTGGCAGACATTTTAAAAAATATGGAAAAAGATATTTTTTACCTCATTGTAAACGAGGCCGGCGCGAGTGTTTACTCTGCTTCTGATTTGGCACGCGAGGAGTTTCCCGATCTTCAAGTGGAGGAAAGAAGCGCCGTATCGATTGCCAGAAGGCTTCAAGATCCTTTGGCGGAACTAGTCAAAATCGACCCGAAATCCATTGGCGTAGGACAATATCAGCACGATGTTTCACAGAAAAAATTGCAGGAATCCCTTAATTTTGTGGTGGAGACGGTTGTGAATTCAGTGGGGGTAAATGTCAACACGGCTTCAGCCTCTTTGCTTCAATATGTTTCTGGACTTTCTAAATCCGTTGCCAACAATATTGTGAAGTATAGAAATGAAAATGGCCGGTTTACTAATCGGATGCAGCTAAAAGATATTCCGAGGTTAGGAGCAAAAACGTTTGAACAGTCTATTGGCTTTTTAAGAATTTTAGATGGGGAAGAGCCATTGGACCGGACTCCTATTCATCCGGAAAGCTATCCGCAAGTCCGCCAATTGCTTGAAAAACTAGGATTTACGACAGCTGATCTTGGCACGTCTGAATTGCGGGAAGCGTTGGAACGGCTTTCCATTAAAGATGCAGCTGAATCGTTAGGCATCGGTGAACTGACTCTGAAAGACATTGTCGATGCTCTTATTCAACCGGAAAGAGATCCTCGTGATGAACTGCCTAAACCGCTTTTAAAGAAAGATATTTTGAAAATGGAAGACCTCAAACCAGGCATGGAGCTCGAGGGAACAGTTCGCAATGTAGTAGATTTTGGAGCTTTTGTGGACATCGGAGTGAAAGAAGATGGACTTGTTCATATTTCCAAAATGAAAAAAGAGTTTGTGAAACATCCTCTCGATGTAGTGTCGGTGGGCGACTTGGTCACTGTCTGGGTCGATCAGGTTGACTTGAATAAAGGAAGAGTTTCATTAACAATGATTTCTCCTAATGAGTAG
- a CDS encoding DEAD/DEAH box helicase — MTKFVELGLSPALLKSIDQLGFEEATPIQAATIPKSLDGKDLIGQAQTGTGKTAAFGIPLMEKIDTKNHHIQGMIIAPTRELAIQVSEELYKIGYHKRVRILAVYGGQDIQRQIRALKKQPHVIVGTPGRILDHINRQTLKLDHLHTLVLDEADEMLNMGFIQDIEAILSHMPRERQTLLFSATMPEPIRAIAEKFMKNPELVQVKAKEMTVPQIEQYFIKIQEREKFDVLSRLLDVQSPELAIVFGRTKRRVDELTRALTLRGYSAEGIHGDLSQMKRLNVLKKFKEGKVDVLVATDVAARGLDISGVTHVYNYDIPQDPESYVHRIGRTGRAGKEGIAITFVSPREMGYLREVERTTKKRMTPMQPPTWTEALIGQQKAAVNEIETCLNNENLEDYQELANELLAQFPPSQVVAAALKLLTKEPNRTPVHITEEGPLPMKKESRRSFNKTQGNQRKNQRSRVSRRKSVPKA; from the coding sequence TTGACAAAATTTGTAGAATTAGGTTTGAGTCCAGCTCTATTGAAATCGATTGACCAACTGGGTTTCGAGGAGGCGACTCCGATCCAAGCGGCCACGATTCCAAAAAGCTTAGACGGAAAGGATTTGATCGGACAAGCTCAAACGGGTACAGGGAAAACCGCCGCTTTCGGTATTCCGTTAATGGAAAAAATCGATACGAAAAATCATCATATTCAAGGAATGATCATAGCCCCTACACGGGAATTGGCCATCCAAGTATCAGAGGAATTATATAAGATCGGCTATCATAAACGGGTGCGCATTCTTGCAGTGTACGGCGGCCAAGATATTCAAAGACAAATCCGCGCTTTGAAAAAACAGCCGCATGTGATTGTGGGAACTCCGGGAAGAATTCTTGATCACATCAATAGACAGACATTAAAATTAGACCATCTTCATACGCTCGTTCTTGACGAAGCGGATGAAATGCTCAATATGGGTTTTATTCAAGATATTGAAGCCATCCTTTCCCATATGCCGAGAGAACGGCAAACCCTTCTTTTTTCTGCAACAATGCCGGAACCGATCCGTGCTATTGCCGAAAAATTTATGAAAAATCCGGAATTAGTTCAAGTGAAAGCAAAAGAAATGACGGTTCCGCAAATTGAACAATATTTTATCAAGATTCAAGAAAGAGAAAAATTTGACGTTCTTTCCCGGCTTCTGGACGTACAATCTCCTGAGCTTGCGATTGTATTCGGCAGAACGAAGCGTAGAGTGGATGAATTGACAAGGGCGCTTACTTTGCGCGGGTATTCTGCTGAAGGGATTCACGGGGACCTTAGCCAAATGAAGCGTTTGAACGTCCTGAAAAAGTTTAAAGAAGGAAAAGTCGATGTTCTTGTGGCGACCGACGTCGCGGCACGGGGATTGGATATTTCCGGGGTTACTCATGTTTATAACTATGATATTCCGCAAGATCCGGAAAGCTATGTTCACCGTATTGGCAGGACCGGACGAGCCGGAAAAGAAGGAATTGCCATTACGTTCGTATCCCCTAGGGAAATGGGCTATTTAAGAGAAGTAGAACGAACGACGAAAAAACGGATGACGCCGATGCAGCCGCCGACATGGACGGAAGCGCTCATCGGACAACAAAAAGCAGCCGTGAATGAAATTGAGACATGCTTAAATAATGAAAATTTAGAGGACTATCAAGAATTAGCGAACGAGTTGCTGGCACAGTTCCCGCCAAGTCAAGTGGTGGCCGCTGCCCTTAAACTCCTTACAAAAGAACCTAACCGCACTCCTGTCCATATTACAGAGGAAGGGCCGCTGCCAATGAAAAAAGAGAGCAGACGTTCTTTTAATAAAACACAAGGAAATCAACGCAAAAATCAAAGATCGCGCGTGAGCCGAAGAAAATCCGTTCCAAAAGCATAG
- a CDS encoding rhomboid family intramembrane serine protease — protein sequence MFQRSERMADFIRYYPCVSTLAGIQTLFYLATWIPFFPAVAFYQSFSGTNIAIANGEWWRLISSIFIHRGFSHFFFNTITLVLFAPPLEIMLKKIKFLLLYLLSGIFANAATFLFMPLTYTHIGSSGAIFGLFGSFAAFLLVKPPLLADHHQKIIFPVVLIALLMTFIQTEVNIVSHLAGFACGFFMGILYRKKLLVE from the coding sequence ATGTTTCAGCGCAGTGAACGAATGGCAGATTTTATCCGTTATTATCCTTGCGTTTCCACATTAGCCGGTATTCAGACTCTATTTTATTTGGCGACATGGATTCCTTTTTTCCCTGCTGTCGCTTTCTACCAATCTTTTTCCGGAACCAATATTGCGATTGCGAATGGAGAATGGTGGCGACTCATTTCCTCCATTTTCATTCATAGAGGATTCTCCCATTTTTTCTTCAACACGATCACACTGGTTTTATTCGCTCCTCCTTTAGAGATTATGTTAAAAAAAATCAAGTTTTTATTACTCTACTTATTATCCGGGATTTTCGCAAATGCTGCCACCTTTCTATTTATGCCTTTAACCTACACTCATATCGGTTCAAGCGGAGCCATTTTCGGGTTATTCGGGTCCTTTGCCGCTTTCTTGCTGGTGAAGCCCCCTTTGCTAGCCGATCATCATCAAAAAATCATTTTTCCGGTTGTACTCATCGCTCTATTGATGACGTTTATTCAAACCGAAGTGAATATCGTTTCCCACCTGGCAGGTTTTGCTTGCGGATTCTTCATGGGCATCCTGTATCGAAAGAAACTCCTTGTTGAATGA
- the sigB gene encoding RNA polymerase sigma factor SigB, giving the protein MRKPSQPNECPFKQKVMKWIEEFQRHKCQESQEKIVTHYHHLVESIARKYSKGKSYHEDIVQVGMIGLLGAIRRYDRSFGKSFEAFAVPTIVGEIKRYLRDKTWSVHVPRRIKELSPKIQSTVEKLTSEMQRSPQIKEIADYLDISEEEVLEAMEMGRSYQTLSVDRTIEADSEGGTMTLLDMVGNEEKGYEKVDQRLDLEKVLPVLSEREWKIIQYTYLKNMSQKDVGEKLGISQMHVSRLQRRAVQKLKKAIRSETMNSEK; this is encoded by the coding sequence ATGCGAAAACCATCTCAACCTAATGAATGTCCTTTTAAACAAAAGGTTATGAAATGGATCGAAGAGTTTCAGCGTCATAAATGCCAAGAATCGCAGGAAAAAATCGTGACGCATTATCATCATTTGGTTGAATCGATTGCACGAAAGTATTCCAAGGGAAAATCTTATCATGAGGACATCGTACAAGTTGGAATGATCGGGCTTTTAGGGGCCATCCGCCGCTATGACCGATCTTTTGGCAAAAGCTTTGAAGCGTTTGCGGTACCAACTATTGTCGGCGAGATCAAACGCTATTTGCGGGATAAGACATGGAGTGTTCATGTTCCCCGCAGAATTAAAGAACTGAGCCCTAAAATTCAATCAACAGTCGAAAAACTGACAAGTGAAATGCAAAGATCACCGCAAATAAAGGAAATCGCTGATTACTTGGATATCTCGGAAGAAGAAGTTTTGGAAGCGATGGAAATGGGGAGAAGCTACCAGACGTTATCCGTAGATCGTACAATTGAAGCTGATTCTGAAGGTGGCACTATGACACTGCTTGATATGGTGGGCAATGAGGAAAAAGGATATGAAAAAGTGGATCAGCGTCTCGACTTGGAAAAGGTTCTTCCTGTACTGAGCGAAAGAGAATGGAAAATTATACAGTATACGTATTTGAAAAATATGAGCCAAAAAGATGTAGGCGAAAAGCTGGGAATTTCCCAAATGCATGTGTCCCGTCTTCAACGTCGCGCCGTTCAAAAATTAAAAAAAGCCATTCGATCCGAAACGATGAATTCGGAAAAATGA
- the cmpA gene encoding cortex morphogenetic protein CmpA produces MPNWLKNQIRMAFLQKDRSQIKLLNQCWFFYTERELKQNVKPLKSV; encoded by the coding sequence ATGCCTAATTGGCTAAAAAATCAAATACGAATGGCGTTTTTGCAAAAAGACCGAAGCCAAATCAAGTTATTAAACCAATGCTGGTTTTTTTACACGGAAAGAGAATTGAAGCAAAACGTAAAACCACTCAAGTCTGTATAG
- a CDS encoding CopG family ribbon-helix-helix protein — protein sequence MSESSTTTEILIRLPQQFLNELDGFAEQENVNRNEFIYRATKAYLRERKKRQIRETMRRGYMEMAKINLAIASEAIQAEYEAENTVERLVSGG from the coding sequence GTGTCTGAATCCAGCACAACGACAGAAATCTTAATTCGATTGCCGCAGCAATTTTTAAACGAATTAGACGGATTTGCTGAGCAGGAAAATGTGAATCGCAATGAATTTATTTATCGCGCCACAAAAGCGTATCTTCGAGAACGCAAAAAGCGTCAAATAAGGGAAACGATGAGACGAGGCTATATGGAAATGGCAAAAATCAATCTTGCTATTGCCTCCGAGGCTATTCAAGCGGAATATGAGGCAGAGAATACGGTAGAACGATTAGTAAGTGGGGGCTAA
- a CDS encoding LolA family protein, with translation MKKNVALLFIGLLTMIVLAACGSKTKEEVVSDLNEKIGKLKGYKAEAQMTLKVGEEKQTYNVEVWNKEHQYYRVELKAAKRDQSQMILRNDTGVYVLTPALNKSFRFQSDWPKNSSQAYLYESLVKDILEDKEANFKETKNHYVFETKTRYQNKQILPYQEIVFNKKDLTPVSVKVMDTDHNPLVTVKFKNLDLHANFDSSSFDMKKNMTGAQLEVPVAANSGDQDFSVQYPLADLEGTKLVEENELSSDNGKRVVLTYGGKKSFTIVQEKAHAVEASEPIDLDGEVADLGFAIGSITDHSLSWTYQGVDYTLASKNLTKQEMIRIASSMQGNPEK, from the coding sequence ATGAAAAAGAATGTGGCGCTCTTATTCATTGGCTTATTGACAATGATTGTTCTCGCTGCCTGCGGTTCTAAGACAAAAGAGGAGGTTGTTTCCGATCTAAATGAAAAAATCGGCAAATTAAAAGGGTATAAAGCAGAAGCGCAAATGACCTTAAAAGTGGGAGAAGAAAAACAAACGTATAATGTGGAAGTATGGAATAAAGAACATCAATATTACCGGGTAGAACTAAAGGCGGCCAAAAGAGACCAGAGCCAAATGATTTTGCGAAATGATACCGGTGTGTACGTATTAACTCCTGCCCTTAATAAAAGCTTTCGATTCCAAAGTGATTGGCCTAAGAACAGCAGTCAAGCATACTTATATGAGTCGTTAGTGAAAGACATTTTAGAAGATAAAGAGGCGAATTTTAAAGAAACGAAAAACCACTATGTATTTGAAACCAAAACCCGCTATCAAAACAAGCAAATCCTTCCTTACCAAGAAATCGTTTTTAACAAAAAAGACTTAACACCTGTCTCCGTAAAAGTAATGGACACCGACCACAATCCATTAGTCACCGTCAAATTCAAAAATTTGGATCTACATGCCAATTTTGATTCGTCGTCCTTTGATATGAAAAAGAATATGACAGGAGCTCAGCTTGAAGTACCGGTTGCTGCAAACTCGGGTGATCAAGATTTTTCCGTTCAATATCCTCTTGCTGATTTAGAAGGAACAAAGCTGGTGGAAGAAAATGAGTTGTCATCTGATAATGGGAAACGGGTTGTTCTTACCTATGGCGGGAAAAAATCGTTTACGATTGTTCAAGAAAAAGCTCACGCTGTTGAGGCTTCCGAACCAATTGATTTGGATGGTGAAGTGGCGGATCTTGGCTTTGCCATCGGGTCCATAACGGATCACTCGCTCTCTTGGACGTATCAAGGGGTTGACTATACGTTGGCATCGAAGAACCTCACGAAGCAAGAAATGATCAGAATTGCGAGTTCCATGCAAGGAAATCCCGAAAAATAA